In one Silene latifolia isolate original U9 population chromosome 10, ASM4854445v1, whole genome shotgun sequence genomic region, the following are encoded:
- the LOC141607330 gene encoding uncharacterized protein LOC141607330: MPDDSSSTDASPYEIFDDPLYIYVTNTDQPSNTLVTVKFNGNNFMNWKREALLALIAKNKDGFVDGSFKMPAFGDKSRNQWVRCDILVMRWIKNSIEPEIAATFQYAISSKELWSELIERYEQTNAVEIYQYKKELGKISQ, from the coding sequence ATGCCTGATGATAGTTCATCTACTGATGCTTCTCCTTATGAAATCTTTGATGATCCATTATATATATATGTCACAAATACTGATCAACCATCTAATACGTTAGTTACTGTCAAATTTAATGGCAATAATTTCATGAATTGGAAGAGAGAAGCTCTTCTTGCTTTAATTGCTAAAAATAAAGACGGTTTTGTGGATGGATCATTTAAAATGCCTGCTTTTGGTGATAAATCACGTAATCAATGGGTTAGATGTGATATTCTTGTTATGAGGTGGATAAAGAACTCTATTGAGCCTGAAATTGCTGCAACCTTTCAATATGCAATCAGTTCTAAAGAGCTTTGGTCGGAATTGATAGAACGGTATGAACAGACTAATGCTGTTGAGATTTATCAGTATAAGAAAGAATTAGGCAAAATTTCTCAATAA